From Salarias fasciatus chromosome 12, fSalaFa1.1, whole genome shotgun sequence, the proteins below share one genomic window:
- the lrrc8ab gene encoding volume-regulated anion channel subunit LRRC8A has product MIPITELRYFVDTQPAYRILKPWWDVFTDYISIVMLMISVFGGTLQVTQDKMICLPCKWVVNETCKKNFSSNLSASLFLEPKGIQYDLDRHQYNYVDAVCYENRLHWFAKYFPYLVLLHTLIFLACSNFWFKFPRTSSKLEHFVSILLKCFDSPWTTRALSETVVEESDPKPMKMNGSMDHKESVISEDVEASVPMLQRTKTRFEQGIVDRTETGVLDKKEGEQAKALFEKVKKFRIHVEEGDIVYRLYIRQTIIKVIKFILIICYTGYYVHDIQFSVDCSVNIESLTGYSVYRCAHPLATLFKILACFYISLVVVYGLICMYTLCWMLRRSLKKYSFESIREESSYSDIPDVKNDFAFMLHMIDQYDPLYSKRFAVFLSEVSENKLRQLNLNNEWTLDKLRQRITKNSQEKLELHLFMLSGIPDTVFDLMELEVLKLELIPDVTIPPIIAQLVNLREMWLYHTPAKIEAPALAFLRENLKSLHIKFTDIKEIPLWIYSLKNLSELHLTGNLSAENNRYIVIDGLRELKRLKVLRLKSNLTKLPQVVTDVGLHLQKLSINNEGTKLMVLNSLKKMVNLTELELIRCDLERIPHSIFSLHNLQEIDLKDNNLKTIEEIISFQHLHRLVCLKLWYNQIAYIPIQIGTLTNLEKLYLNRNKIEKIPGQLFYCRKLRFLDLSHNNLTYIPTDIGSLQNLQYLAVTANRIESLPNELFQCKKLRTLNLGNNCLQSLPSRFGELTALTQLELRGNRLECLPVELGECRQLKRTGLVVEEDLFNTLPTEVKEQLWKTDKEQA; this is encoded by the exons ATGATCCCCATCACTGAGTTGCGGTACTTTGTGGACACACAGCCAGCATACCGCATCCTGAAGCCATGGTGGGACGTGTTCACCGACTACATCTCGATTGTGATGCTCATGATCTCGGTGTTTGGCGGAACGCTGCAGGTCACACAGGACAAGATGATCTGCCTGCCCTGCAAATGGGTGGTCAATGAGACCTGCAAAAAGAACTTCAGTTCCAACCTCTCCGCTTCCTTGTTCCTGGAACCCAAAGGGATCCAGTATGATCTGGACCGCCACCAGTATAACTACGTCGATGCCGTATGTTATGAAAACAGACTGCACTGGTTTGCCAAGTATTTCCCTTACCTAGTATTACTCCACACCCTCATATTCCTAGCCTGCAGTAACTTTTGGTTCAAGTTTCCTCGGACTAGCTCAAAACTCGAGCACTTTGTGTCCATCTTGCTGAAATGCTTCGATTCTCCGTGGACGACCCGGGCACTTTCAGAGACCGTGGTCGAAGAAAGCGACCCTAAGCCAATGAAAATGAATGGCTCGATGGACCACAAGGAGTCTGTAATCAGCGAGGACGTGGAAGCAAGTGTTCCCATGCTCCAGCGCACAAAGACACGCTTTGAGCAAGGCATCGTAGACAGAACAGAAACCGGTGTGTTGGACAAGAAGGAGGGCGAGCAGGCCAAAGCTCTGTTCGAAAAAGTCAAAAAGTTCCGCATCCACGTGGAAGAGGGAGACATCGTGTACAGACTCTACATCCGTCAGACTATTATCAAAGTCATCAAGTTTATTTTGATAATCTGTTACACAGGGTATTATGTGCATGATATTCAATTCAGTGttgactgttctgtaaatataGAGAGTCTGACCGGTTACAGCGTGTACCGCTGTGCTCACCCACTGGCgacactttttaaaatcctAGCTTGTTTCTACATCAGTTTAGTGGTGGTGTATGGCTTGATCTGCATGTACACACTTTGCTGGATGCTTCGGCGCTCTCTGAAGAAGTACTCCTTTGAGTCGATTCGGGAGGAGAGCAGCTACAGCGACATACCTGACGTTAAGAACGACTTTGCATTCATGTTGCACATGATAGACCAGTATGATCCTTTGTATTCCAAGCGCTTCGCGGTGTTCCTCTCGGAGGTCAGCGAAAACAAGCTGAGACAGCTCAACCTCAACAACGAGTGGACGTTGGACAAACTGAGGCAGAGGATAACTAAGAACTCTCAGGAGAAACTGGAACTGCACCTTTTCATGCTGAGTGGCATTCCAGACACAGTTTTTGATCTGATGGAGCTGGAGGTCCTTAAATTGGAATTAATCCCAGATGTTACCATTCCCCCGATCATCGCGCAGCTGGTCAACCTGCGCGAGATGTGGCTTTATCACACTCCGGCCAAAATTGAAGCCCCGGCACTGGCATTTCTACGTGAGAACCTGAAGTCTTTGCACATCAAGTTCACCGACATCAAGGAAATTCCTTTGTGGATCTACAGTTTGAAGAACCTAAGCGAGCTTCATCTGACGGGGAACCTCAGCGCCGAGAACAACCGTTACATCGTCATCGATGGGCTCCGAGAGCTCAAGAGGCTCAAAGTTCTTCGCCTTAAGAGCAATCTCACCAAGCTACCTCAAGTGGTCACCGATGTGGGCTTGCACCTCCAGAAGCTTTCCATTAATAATGAAGGCACCAAGCTGATGGTGCTCAACAGCCTGAAGAAGATGGTCAACCTGACAGAGCTGGAGCTTATCCGCTGCGATCTGGAGCGCATCCCACATTCGATCTTCAGCCTGCACAACCTGCAGGAGATCGATCTGAAGGACAACAACCTGAAGACTATTGAGGAGATCATCAGCTTCCAGCACCTTCATCGGCTGGTCTGCCTTAAGCTCTGGTACAACCAGATTGCCTACATTCCCATTCAAATCGGCACCCTGACCAACCTGGAGAAGCTGTACCTGAACAGGAACAAGATTGAAAAGATCCCCGGCCAGCTTTTTTATTGCCGCAAACTGCGCTTCTTGGACCTGAGCCATAACAACCTAACTTATATCCCTACAGACATCGGCTCCCTCCAGAATCTTCAGTACCTGGCAGTGACAGCCAACAGG ATCGAGAGCCTGCCCAATGAGCTGTTTCAGTGCAAGAAGCTTCGCACTTTGAACTTGGGCAACAACTGCCTGCAGTCTCTGCCGTCTCGGTTCGGAGAGCTGACGGCGCTCACGCAACTGGAGCTGAGGGGAAACCGTCTAGAGTGTCTGCCCGTGGAGCTAGGAGAGTGCCGACAGCTAAAGAGGACtgggctggtggtggaggaggacctGTTCAACACGCTGCCGACCGAGGTGAAGGAGCAGCTTTGGAAAACTGACAAAGAACAAGCTTGA